From Desulfatibacillum aliphaticivorans DSM 15576, the proteins below share one genomic window:
- a CDS encoding SHOCT domain-containing protein: MGVFLFLVVLGAAAYFIFTPKGKEQFEIIKGSVLKETPLDILKRRYASGQITQDEFEQMKKDLES, encoded by the coding sequence ATGGGCGTGTTTTTATTTCTGGTTGTACTGGGTGCCGCGGCTTATTTTATTTTCACCCCCAAGGGCAAGGAGCAGTTTGAAATCATCAAGGGCTCCGTGCTCAAAGAGACTCCCCTGGACATCCTCAAAAGGCGCTACGCCTCCGGCCAAATCACCCAAGACGAGTTCGAGCAGATGAAAAAGGACTTGGAGTCG